Proteins encoded within one genomic window of Psilocybe cubensis strain MGC-MH-2018 chromosome 2, whole genome shotgun sequence:
- a CDS encoding Enoyl-CoA delta isomerase 3, protein MPSDPITVLPASDSMVTLTHPTTTLWILELHNGVDNRLSHTLINKGIKPALDVVEREWREQRQAGREDAGHGALIVVGRRDQDKFFSNGLNYEESLADPNFFQQTFNPMLTRLLTFPIPTIAAINGHCFAGGFVLAQACDYRVMTDGSTRNAWLCMNEIHFGAPYPLSVASLLTSKYGNTNLHRKIALEGHRFTPPEALKDGVIDYIVKGTTKDILKAAEEVANRVSVNAKAGCWGLIKRNIYKKLLDDVIQDIRLINPLIDAAAAKARL, encoded by the exons ATGCCCTCAGATCCTATAACTGTGCTGCCTGCCAGTGACTCAATGGTTACTTTGACCCATC CGACGACTACTTTATGGATTCTAGAGCTCCACAACGGAGTAGATAATCGTCTTTCGCATACGCTCATTAACAAGGGCATAAAGCCTGCTCTTGATGTTGTCGAAAGAGAATGGCGAGAGCAACGGCAGGCGGGTCGCGAAGACGCCGGTCATGGTGCGCTCATCGTAGTTGGGAGGAGAGACCAAGATAAATTCTTCAGCAACG GTTTGAACTATGAAGAGTCGTTGGCGGACCCCAACTTCTTTCAACAAACCTTCAATCCTATGTTGACTAGGTTATTAACATTCCCGA TTCCAACTATCGCAGCAATCAATGGGCACTGCTTTGCAGGTGGTTTCGTACTCGCGCAAGCATGCGACTACAGAGTAATGACCGACGGCTCAACACGTAATGCATGGCTCTGTATGAACGAG ATCCACTTCGGAGCTCCATATCCTCTTTCCGTGGCCTCGCTCCTAACCTCCAAATATGGGAACACCAATCTGCACCGTAAAATTGCTCTCGAAGGTCACCGTTTTACTCCTCCCGAGGCTCTAAAAGATGGTGTTATAGACTACATTGTTAAGGGCACAACTAAAGATATCTTGAAAGCAGCCGAGGAGGTCGCAAATCGAGTTTCTGTGAATGCAAAGGCCGGATGTTGGGGGCTAATCAAG CGAAATATATACAAGAAGCTTCTGGACGATGTCATACAAGATATTAGGCTGATAAATCCACTGATagacgctgctgctgctaaaGCAAGGCTTTAA
- a CDS encoding Chaperone protein DnaJ (Chaperone protein DnaJ (Fragment)): MGTTDLLLSVFGWTFIPDFATKHLLNFVYYQSPFRIVAAPPPGSPKHRRHYAITYAVVIFSYLSYTLFQSARTMPPNFYQILGVPPDVDENGLKFAFRAFAKRYHPDKPGVGKDGELLFMYVRDAFEALKDPVVRFAYDRFGPDVLGWRNQCKTTREFVRHGLLVSSGYHIVAGIILLFMSAIGRPSVISFWRYVLFAALLAGELSFILSPFPASQSSIHPPSPSLFSFLGSSVQPSETAALSLARNMAPRSFLQTIFPNRIPYQHILFLHQVFMFMSVAVSRVYPRFVTMFSEDGSGESKQLDALEKAVWERVYGTLAIADREASVILHTVLRSIMPSNSPTPAQPYHDPTLARMHPLSPSQTLEALEKVSPTIRDLIIEANIKNQTAGPIAVAWDAALRKALDALILEARTNSTAAQAQTNMDGAGVAETSSPTVSAAAVPITPRAKNFWEKDTASEADDLVTLVSESDTTLVNKGSESRPASPHKTLGRVPSTPRLASGGSGRVSPTKSHSPVRKASFGGGAGEF; this comes from the exons ATGGGGACCACCGACCTACTACTTTCAGTCTTCGGGTGGACATTTATCCCCGACTTTGCCACTAAACACCTTCTCAATTTCGTGTACTATCAGTCCCCATTTCGAATTGTCGCTGCGCCTCCACCAGGTAGCCCAAAGCATAGAAGACACTATGCCATCACATACGCCGTGGTTATTTTCTCTTACCTCTCCTACACCCTCTTTCAATCTGCACGTACGATGCCACCAAATTTCTACCAGATTTTGGGTGTCCCACCCGACGTGGACGAGAACGGACTCAAGTTCGCGTTCAGAGCGTTTGCAAAAAGGTATCATCCGGATAAGCCGGGTGTGGGGAAGGACGGAGAACTGCTGTTCATGTATGTGAGGGATGCCTTTGAGGCACTCAAGGACCCTGTGGTGCGCTTTGCTTATGACAG GTTTGGACCCGACGTCCTAGGGTGGCGGAATCAATGTAAAACAACGCGCGAATTCGTGCGGCATGGTCTCTTGGTATCGTCTGGATACCATATTGTGGCCGgtatcattttgctcttcatgtCCGCTATAGGACGCCCTAGCGTCATCTCCTTC TGGCGCTACGTCTTATTCGCGGCTTTACTAGCTGGCGAATTGTCCTTCATCCTGTCACCATTCCCCGCTTCGCAATCAAGCATCCATCCTCCTTCCCCAtcccttttctctttccttggTTCGTCTGTCCAACCATCAGAAACCGCTGCCCTATCGCTTGCCAGAAATATGGCGCCTAGGTCGTTcttgcaaaccattttcccCAATCGCATCCCGTACCAGCACATCCTATTCCTGCACCAGGTCTTCATGTTCATGAGCGTCGCTGTCAGCAGGGTCTATCCACGGTTCGTAACGATGTTCAGTGAGGACGGAAGCGGGGAGTCGAAGCAACTCGATGCCCTGGAGAAGGCGGTTTGGGAGAGGGTGTATGGCACGCTCGCCATCGCTGATCGCGAAG CTTCCGTCATATTGCACACTGTTCTCCGTTCAATCATGCCTTCCAACTCACCTACGCCCGCGCAGCCATATCATGACCCGACCCTAGCACGCATGCACCCACTCTCCCCGAGTCAGACACTCGAGGCGCTGGAAAAAGTCTCACCTACAATCAGAGACCTCATTATCGAAGCGAACATCAAAAATCAGACAGCGGGGCCGATTGCAGTTGCATGGGATGCTGCCCTCCGCAAGGCGTTGGATGCGCTCATATTAGAGGCCCGGACTAACAGCACCGCTGCTCAGGCGCAAACAAACATGGACGGGGCTGGGGTAGCTGAGACCTCAAGCCCCACCGTCtccgctgctgctgtgcCAATTACACCCCGCGCGAAGAACTTCTGGGAGAAAGACACTGCTTCCGAGGCCGATGATCTTGTCACACTCGTTTCTGAAAGCGACACGACGTTGGTGAATAAGGGCTCGGAGTCGCGTCCTGCGAGTCCGCACAAGACTCTGGGTCGCGTGCCCTCGACGCCTCGCTTGGCCAGCGGAGGAAGTGGGAGGGTGAGTCCTACAAAGTCGCATTCACCTGTGAGGAAGGCATCCTTCGGGGGTGGAGCTGGAGAGTTTTGA